A genomic region of bacterium contains the following coding sequences:
- a CDS encoding NUDIX domain-containing protein translates to MQGSDAVHVVAVCVVEKDGRVLLMECQDKAKGGTYYRPLGGRVGFGEPEQQTVRRAFREGIGAELKNLESYGQMESPFPLTGESGHEILIIFRGDLTDPALYEAAERPILEGGRTLGKAVWVPLKDLHAGKVPLYPEGLLELMEL, encoded by the coding sequence ATGCAGGGAAGTGATGCCGTTCATGTCGTGGCCGTCTGCGTCGTCGAGAAGGATGGCCGCGTCCTTTTGATGGAATGCCAGGACAAGGCCAAGGGTGGGACCTATTACCGCCCCTTGGGGGGCCGGGTGGGGTTCGGCGAGCCCGAACAGCAGACGGTGCGCCGGGCCTTCCGCGAGGGGATCGGGGCTGAACTGAAGAACCTCGAATCCTACGGCCAGATGGAGAGCCCCTTCCCCCTGACGGGCGAGTCGGGCCACGAGATCCTCATCATCTTCCGGGGCGACCTGACCGACCCCGCCCTCTATGAGGCGGCGGAGCGGCCCATCCTGGAAGGGGGCAGGACGCTCGGCAAGGCGGTCTGGGTGCCCTTGAAGGACCTGCACGCCGGCAAGGTCCCGCTCTATCCCGAAGGGCTGCTGGAGCTCATGGAGCTTTGA
- a CDS encoding tetratricopeptide repeat protein — protein MGRMIGHAEKVPDLERGMARYDGHFKNIAAFLPRTTEKQRIQIHLAILEKRFRAGRVRGLSKEQRSNRLHLMDLLRDYREAGKFPENHRFLKRTPEFIGDNGAVCAVGYLVEKTAGRKAVETISHLENEALVMDMKNPLLPPWLRQWGLSCEEAAMIQPRYSFVPTGFSPVTQRGVSVAPTLPFESAKFRAEKGDPDAEYQLGRYYLGGYQEWEGYTDDNREKGLEWIKKAAQQGWGPAENELGSYFETGYASGKKVRGLNKDLAEAKKWYGLARDHGDVSGANAYVHLETENDPVTFTGLLGKRIKTGPGSMTLPLDKERIAYFVPDEPLPVPGGCYRRILVYWDQDIPDQQAYLRIVGRLHWVSGFPRVEVGSFEKADGKPGNEENALCLLKGQEPDRIAIHFQNGTSLEERTKVLARFGADDGSSDGLNPDYFLKVTGGNADGIIARLKADPTVQSATKVPLRQGPVAYGEWASWNPASK, from the coding sequence GTGGGTCGAATGATCGGCCACGCCGAAAAAGTCCCGGACCTGGAACGGGGGATGGCCCGTTACGACGGCCACTTTAAGAACATCGCCGCTTTTTTACCCCGAACCACGGAAAAACAACGGATCCAAATCCATTTGGCCATCCTGGAAAAGAGGTTCCGGGCCGGAAGGGTGAGGGGACTTTCAAAAGAACAGAGGTCGAATCGGCTCCATCTTATGGACCTCCTGAGGGATTACCGGGAAGCCGGGAAATTCCCGGAAAATCACCGGTTCCTCAAAAGGACGCCGGAATTCATCGGCGACAATGGCGCGGTCTGCGCGGTGGGATACCTGGTCGAGAAGACGGCAGGCCGAAAGGCCGTGGAGACCATCTCCCATTTGGAAAACGAAGCCCTTGTCATGGACATGAAAAATCCATTGCTCCCGCCATGGCTCCGACAATGGGGTTTGAGCTGCGAAGAGGCGGCCATGATCCAGCCGCGATATTCATTTGTGCCGACGGGTTTTTCCCCTGTGACCCAAAGGGGTGTTTCCGTGGCCCCGACCCTTCCTTTTGAGTCGGCCAAGTTCCGGGCCGAAAAGGGGGACCCCGATGCCGAGTACCAATTGGGCCGCTATTACTTGGGTGGGTACCAGGAGTGGGAGGGCTACACCGACGACAATCGGGAGAAAGGCTTGGAATGGATCAAGAAGGCCGCCCAACAGGGATGGGGTCCCGCCGAGAACGAACTCGGATCCTATTTTGAAACGGGTTATGCATCAGGCAAGAAAGTCCGTGGGTTGAACAAGGACCTGGCGGAAGCGAAGAAATGGTACGGATTGGCCCGGGACCATGGGGACGTGAGCGGCGCTAATGCCTATGTCCATCTTGAGACCGAGAACGATCCAGTGACTTTCACGGGTTTGTTGGGGAAGAGGATAAAGACGGGACCGGGATCGATGACCCTTCCCCTGGATAAGGAACGGATCGCTTATTTTGTGCCGGATGAGCCCCTCCCGGTTCCCGGGGGATGTTATAGGCGGATCTTGGTCTATTGGGACCAGGATATTCCGGACCAGCAAGCCTATCTTCGGATCGTCGGGCGTCTTCATTGGGTTTCCGGCTTTCCGCGTGTCGAAGTCGGGTCCTTTGAGAAGGCGGATGGAAAACCCGGGAATGAGGAAAATGCGCTTTGCCTGTTGAAGGGCCAGGAACCGGACCGGATCGCGATCCACTTTCAAAACGGCACTTCCTTGGAGGAGAGAACAAAGGTCCTGGCGAGATTTGGAGCGGACGATGGGTCCTCGGACGGCTTGAACCCTGATTACTTCTTGAAGGTGACCGGTGGAAATGCCGATGGGATCATTGCGCGGTTGAAGGCGGACCCGACGGTCCAATCCGCCACCAAAGTCCCATTAAGGCAGGGGCCGGTAGCGTATGGTGAATGGGCGAGTTGGAACCCGGCATCGAAATAG
- a CDS encoding cysteine desulfurase family protein: MIYFDHAASTPLDERVLEKMLPYLKEEYGNPSSVHALGREGRAALERARDEIANTLNADPKEIVYTSGGTEGINAILKGVAWAHEGKPRHIILSAVEHHCVLDCADWLTNHGVSVTTVPVDSEGFVDPKAVQKAVRKGETRLIGLMAANNEVGAIQPFREVGAFARENGILFMTDAVQAYGKLSLDTQRDKIDFLSVAAHKIYGPKGAGFIYQRRGVELVPLIHGGGQEKDRRGGTENVAGIVGMAEAARLIHSDPTEMGRLKVMGEIFLDEARKIFPDLKLNGPADPDRRLPGLLNVTLPGLDGENLVHSLDAKGFAVSSGAACAAGSAPPSHVLAAMGRSPKEAKQGLRLSFGRHNTGDQVKQFLKALPEVVQGLRMMSSLFEDDK, from the coding sequence ATGATCTACTTCGACCACGCCGCCTCCACCCCCCTCGACGAGAGGGTGCTGGAAAAGATGCTCCCTTATCTAAAAGAAGAATACGGCAACCCCTCCAGCGTGCACGCCCTGGGCCGGGAAGGCCGCGCCGCCCTGGAGCGAGCCCGCGACGAGATCGCCAACACCCTCAACGCCGACCCCAAGGAGATCGTCTATACCAGCGGCGGCACGGAGGGCATCAACGCGATCCTGAAGGGCGTGGCCTGGGCCCACGAGGGCAAGCCCCGCCACATCATCCTCTCCGCCGTCGAGCACCATTGCGTGCTGGACTGCGCCGACTGGCTCACCAACCACGGCGTCTCCGTCACCACGGTCCCCGTGGACTCGGAAGGCTTCGTGGACCCCAAGGCCGTCCAGAAGGCGGTCCGCAAGGGCGAGACCCGTCTCATCGGCCTGATGGCCGCCAACAACGAGGTGGGGGCCATCCAGCCCTTCCGCGAGGTGGGGGCCTTCGCCCGGGAGAACGGCATCCTCTTCATGACCGACGCGGTGCAGGCCTACGGCAAGCTCTCCCTCGACACCCAGCGGGACAAGATCGACTTCCTTTCCGTCGCCGCCCACAAGATCTACGGGCCCAAGGGGGCCGGGTTCATCTACCAGCGCCGGGGCGTGGAGCTGGTGCCCCTCATCCACGGCGGGGGCCAGGAGAAGGACCGCCGGGGCGGGACCGAGAACGTGGCGGGCATCGTGGGCATGGCCGAGGCCGCCCGGCTGATCCATTCGGACCCTACGGAGATGGGCCGCCTCAAGGTCATGGGCGAGATCTTCCTGGACGAGGCCCGTAAGATCTTCCCCGACCTGAAGCTGAACGGCCCGGCCGACCCCGACCGGCGCCTGCCCGGCCTGCTCAACGTCACCCTGCCCGGCCTGGACGGGGAGAACCTGGTGCACAGCCTGGACGCCAAGGGCTTCGCCGTCTCCTCGGGCGCCGCCTGCGCCGCGGGCTCCGCGCCCCCCTCCCACGTGCTGGCCGCCATGGGCCGTTCCCCGAAGGAGGCCAAACAGGGCCTGCGCCTGAGCTTCGGCCGCCACAACACCGGCGACCAGGTGAAGCAGTTCCTCAAGGCCCTGCCCGAGGTGGTCCAGGGCCTCAGGATGATGTCCTCCCTGTTCGAGGACGACAAATAA
- a CDS encoding SpoIID/LytB domain-containing protein, translating into MAVPFLLSPLLASTFEEDLGKLYAQGQFRQADGFLRERIARDPTDQELWLQLAELRKSIGDDAGALTAYRSCLEKGGDAKVRLALGLTLLQMGRSRNAEAFLLEARKQEPRDPWVLWGLAQVDHEKARVDKRRWFRKRELEEAAGFLNDLVKIKPRFAPAYWRLGEVLTLAGDDQGALDAYLALLKLDPSYKKVHGLIARLLERLGRSKEALERYQRAMQVEPQNQELKAEAALVAKELPGEEKKRKALRLAQWKDYQPTPAPPIAPSPVTVRVGLLTGMGRVVFRGQGDLTVSVEGQGPVTQLQGGVDHQWIYRRGRKGQADAWELLDRRNKLVLKFDRPLQVSSPDPAKAILIHALPSGAGYFFAKEAEDRAYRGTIEVRPEPGKGFSVIDRVGLEDYCAGVIPSEMNPSWPMEALKAQAVAARSYAMTRMGGHASQGFDVVDTVGDQVYRGITAEVARSSEAVRQTAGMVVKKGDHILKTVFSAECGGHTQDYQEAWGGHEPVVGVPDFPERYNRDMEFPPSPLHLKEWVQEDRVAWCRVLELRGYKNYRWISMIGAQELEAKAPEIGRLKRLLVEKRSSAGWAQVLLVEGDQGTKRVRGDAIRGFLGGLRSNLVWIETQRDPKGWPLEYTIYGGGWGHGVGLCQVGCYGLARAGEDFRAILRHYFPKGSVEKLGP; encoded by the coding sequence TTGGCGGTTCCGTTCCTCCTTTCCCCCCTTCTTGCCTCGACCTTCGAGGAGGACCTGGGAAAACTTTACGCCCAGGGGCAGTTCCGCCAGGCCGACGGGTTTTTAAGGGAAAGGATCGCCCGCGACCCCACGGACCAGGAGCTTTGGCTCCAGTTGGCCGAACTGCGAAAGAGCATCGGGGACGACGCCGGGGCCCTGACGGCCTACCGGTCCTGCCTGGAGAAGGGCGGGGACGCGAAGGTGCGGCTCGCCCTGGGGCTGACCCTCCTGCAGATGGGCCGTTCCCGCAACGCCGAAGCCTTCCTTTTGGAGGCGCGGAAGCAGGAGCCGCGGGATCCCTGGGTCCTTTGGGGCCTGGCCCAGGTGGACCATGAGAAGGCCCGGGTCGACAAGCGGCGCTGGTTCCGCAAGCGGGAGCTCGAGGAAGCGGCGGGGTTCCTGAACGACCTGGTCAAGATCAAGCCGCGCTTCGCCCCGGCCTATTGGCGGCTGGGGGAGGTGCTCACCCTCGCCGGCGACGACCAGGGGGCGCTGGACGCCTACCTGGCCCTCCTCAAGCTGGACCCCAGTTATAAGAAGGTCCATGGGCTCATCGCCCGGCTCCTGGAACGCCTCGGACGTTCCAAGGAGGCCCTGGAGCGCTATCAAAGGGCCATGCAGGTCGAGCCCCAGAACCAGGAATTGAAGGCCGAGGCCGCCCTGGTGGCCAAGGAACTGCCGGGGGAAGAGAAGAAACGAAAGGCCCTGCGCCTGGCCCAATGGAAGGACTACCAGCCCACCCCGGCCCCGCCCATCGCCCCGTCCCCCGTCACGGTGCGGGTCGGGCTCCTGACCGGCATGGGCCGGGTGGTGTTCCGGGGCCAGGGCGACCTCACGGTCTCGGTGGAAGGCCAGGGCCCGGTGACCCAGCTCCAGGGCGGAGTGGACCACCAATGGATCTACCGACGGGGTCGGAAGGGCCAAGCCGATGCCTGGGAGCTTTTGGACCGGAGGAACAAGCTGGTCCTCAAGTTCGACCGGCCCCTCCAGGTGTCCTCTCCGGACCCCGCCAAGGCCATCCTCATCCACGCCCTGCCCTCGGGCGCGGGCTACTTCTTCGCCAAGGAGGCCGAGGACCGGGCCTACCGGGGGACGATCGAGGTCCGTCCCGAACCGGGCAAGGGTTTCTCGGTCATCGACCGGGTCGGGCTGGAGGACTATTGCGCGGGGGTCATCCCCTCGGAGATGAATCCCTCCTGGCCCATGGAGGCCCTCAAGGCCCAGGCGGTGGCGGCCCGCAGTTACGCCATGACCCGCATGGGAGGGCACGCCTCCCAGGGGTTCGACGTGGTGGACACGGTGGGCGACCAGGTCTACCGGGGCATCACGGCCGAAGTGGCCCGGTCCAGCGAGGCGGTGCGGCAAACGGCGGGGATGGTGGTGAAGAAGGGCGACCACATCCTCAAGACGGTCTTCTCGGCCGAGTGCGGCGGCCACACCCAGGACTACCAGGAGGCTTGGGGAGGGCATGAGCCCGTGGTGGGCGTGCCCGATTTCCCCGAGCGCTACAACCGGGACATGGAATTCCCCCCTTCGCCCCTCCACCTGAAGGAATGGGTGCAGGAGGACCGGGTGGCCTGGTGCCGCGTCCTCGAACTGCGGGGCTACAAGAACTACCGTTGGATCTCCATGATCGGCGCCCAGGAGCTGGAGGCCAAGGCGCCCGAGATCGGGCGGCTCAAGCGTCTCCTCGTCGAGAAACGCTCCAGCGCGGGCTGGGCCCAGGTCCTGCTGGTGGAGGGTGATCAGGGAACGAAGCGGGTGCGGGGCGACGCCATCCGGGGGTTCCTGGGGGGCTTGCGCAGCAACCTCGTCTGGATCGAGACCCAGCGCGACCCCAAGGGTTGGCCGCTGGAATACACCATCTATGGCGGGGGCTGGGGCCACGGGGTTGGCTTGTGCCAGGTCGGGTGCTATGGTCTTGCGCGGGCGGGCGAGGATTTCCGGGCCATCCTGCGGCACTATTTCCCCAAGGGTTCCGTCGAAAAGCTGGGACCTTGA
- a CDS encoding glucose-6-phosphate isomerase encodes MPSPLTLDLSYISDLVSEQDIIALTPRVEAALRSLLEGTGRGSDYLGWIDLPFTAKKQLTALKKAAKAFAKCESVVSVGIGGSYLGIKSTIEALGGSDKVHYAGNHLSPTALAKLMKDLDPKKTGIIVISKSGTTTEPAVAFRILKSWVEKAVGKKKAKARIVAVTDQSKGALKGMADAEGYATFVIPDDVGGRYSVLTPVGLLPIAAAGYDIAKLLKGAQDAAKVMKSTDWKANLSARYAAARYLLSTQGKTTEVLANFRPELHYVSEWWKQLYGESEGKEGKGLFPASVDLTTDLHSMGQYLQEGQRNLMETMLWVADEDQDVVIPKDKDDREGLNFLAGKKLSWVNEQAFKGTAVAHRDGGLPVIRLTMNELSEYSLGYLYYFFEMACGISGTLLGINPFDQPGVEAYKKNMFALLGKKGFEKLAAELKAKGV; translated from the coding sequence ATGCCATCCCCCCTAACCCTCGATCTTTCCTATATCTCTGACCTGGTCTCCGAACAGGACATCATCGCCCTTACCCCCCGGGTCGAGGCGGCCCTGAGATCCCTCCTGGAGGGCACAGGCCGCGGCTCCGACTACCTGGGATGGATCGACCTTCCCTTCACGGCCAAGAAGCAGTTGACCGCCCTCAAGAAGGCGGCCAAGGCCTTCGCCAAGTGCGAGTCGGTCGTTTCCGTCGGCATCGGCGGCTCCTACCTGGGCATCAAGTCCACCATCGAAGCCCTCGGCGGGTCCGATAAGGTCCATTACGCGGGCAACCATCTCTCACCCACGGCGCTGGCCAAGCTGATGAAGGACCTCGACCCCAAGAAGACCGGGATCATCGTCATCTCCAAGTCGGGCACCACCACCGAACCGGCCGTCGCCTTCCGGATCCTCAAGAGCTGGGTGGAGAAGGCGGTGGGGAAGAAGAAGGCCAAGGCCCGCATCGTGGCGGTCACCGACCAGTCCAAGGGCGCCTTGAAGGGCATGGCCGACGCTGAAGGCTACGCCACCTTCGTCATCCCCGACGACGTGGGCGGCCGTTACTCCGTGCTCACCCCCGTGGGCCTGCTTCCCATCGCGGCGGCGGGCTACGACATCGCCAAGCTCCTCAAGGGCGCGCAGGACGCGGCCAAGGTCATGAAGTCCACCGACTGGAAGGCCAACCTCTCGGCCCGCTACGCCGCCGCCCGCTACCTGCTCTCCACCCAGGGCAAGACCACCGAGGTGCTCGCCAACTTCCGCCCCGAACTTCATTACGTCAGCGAATGGTGGAAACAGCTCTACGGCGAGTCCGAGGGCAAGGAAGGCAAGGGCCTCTTCCCGGCCAGCGTGGACCTGACCACCGACCTGCACTCCATGGGCCAATACCTGCAGGAAGGCCAGCGCAACCTGATGGAGACCATGCTCTGGGTGGCGGACGAGGACCAGGATGTGGTCATCCCCAAGGACAAGGACGACCGGGAGGGGCTGAACTTCCTGGCCGGCAAGAAGCTTTCCTGGGTCAACGAGCAGGCCTTCAAGGGCACCGCCGTGGCGCACCGGGACGGGGGACTTCCGGTCATCCGCCTGACGATGAACGAACTTTCCGAATACTCGCTCGGCTACCTTTATTACTTCTTTGAGATGGCCTGCGGCATCTCGGGCACGCTCTTGGGGATCAATCCCTTCGACCAGCCGGGGGTGGAGGCTTATAAGAAGAACATGTTCGCGTTGCTGGGCAAGAAGGGCTTCGAGAAGCTGGCCGCGGAGCTCAAGGCCAAAGGGGTATAG
- a CDS encoding HU family DNA-binding protein, with translation MKFVLQDVVDAVAKATKLARPDAKVVVRKLVSSIQEALAEGQRIEIRDFGVFQTKMVSGKKGRDLARNLPISLPAYPKVSFKAGKNLKGIFRTLPPEKGPVVSKDGQLEMPLAVNE, from the coding sequence ATGAAGTTTGTCCTACAAGATGTAGTGGACGCGGTGGCGAAAGCCACCAAACTTGCCCGCCCGGACGCGAAAGTCGTGGTCCGGAAATTGGTGTCCTCCATCCAGGAAGCCTTGGCGGAGGGTCAGCGCATCGAGATCCGCGATTTCGGTGTCTTCCAGACCAAGATGGTGTCGGGCAAGAAGGGCCGTGACCTCGCGCGGAACCTCCCCATCTCCCTCCCCGCCTACCCCAAGGTTTCCTTCAAGGCCGGCAAGAACCTCAAGGGGATCTTCCGTACGCTTCCCCCCGAAAAGGGACCGGTGGTTTCCAAGGACGGACAATTGGAAATGCCGTTGGCCGTCAACGAGTGA
- a CDS encoding gamma-glutamylcyclotransferase family protein, translating into MPLYFAYGSSLLRAQMERRLMGNRPVTRAFLKGYRLAFMGHSTERKGPVVNLLPDPASTVPGTLYELDVVMIQYLDRAEACEKGLYKPLDVEVEKDGGEKVKAVCYQLTQTDPPFGKPNLGYLLQVKQGYKEWGLDEGILEEAVKTSEARSGK; encoded by the coding sequence ATGCCCCTTTATTTCGCCTACGGCTCCAGCCTCCTTCGTGCCCAGATGGAGCGCCGCCTCATGGGCAACCGCCCCGTCACGCGGGCTTTCCTGAAGGGCTACCGCCTGGCCTTCATGGGCCATTCCACGGAGCGCAAGGGCCCCGTCGTCAATCTCCTGCCCGACCCCGCCAGCACCGTTCCCGGCACCCTCTATGAACTGGACGTCGTCATGATCCAATACCTGGACCGGGCCGAGGCCTGCGAGAAGGGGCTCTACAAGCCCTTGGACGTCGAGGTGGAAAAGGACGGCGGGGAAAAGGTGAAGGCCGTCTGCTATCAATTGACCCAAACGGACCCGCCTTTCGGCAAACCCAACCTGGGTTATCTGCTTCAGGTGAAGCAGGGTTACAAGGAATGGGGATTGGACGAGGGCATCCTGGAAGAGGCGGTGAAGACGAGCGAGGCGCGATCCGGAAAGTGA
- a CDS encoding methyl-accepting chemotaxis protein, whose product MFSSKLGVRVLATVLFSILFIALVIGFLAVSRQKERVQGRQTEVLASSVALVDKTIHNAVRHSRNQELADLLEDLASRFQASSYILVDLKGKPLAEKVRVEGYTPHPGNPKEELPRIESHIAPPSQFLPGGTVRCLFPLHDGAGALSGGLEMELPLSLLDPESQERVTETLWTLGGVTLAILLFVTLILWPTFNYFVIRPIHEMGAELEQLSRGDADLTLQVRVSTHDEIGAMAGSFNQFLGRIRAMVLRIMEHSEHLTEQVQSMSHSTAEVSAMSEDVTTTVQQIAKGAEEQAAKIAELNQLMQETQDTMREVERKAHETSNAVDRATQTAKAGGKLTRDAIGRMASVNDIILQNSTMVEKLGQKSREVGRVVEIISQIAEQSNLLSLNAAIEAARAGEQGKGFTVVADEIKILAEGSSKAVQEITGLVQEMQEETTLVVDSMKKSAREAEGGKEGIRHMESTLTDIVGVIENVMEHSQKITEMINAQSQRFAKIAHSIQDINAVSEESAASTEEVSASTEEQTASMEQVSATFKELAAMAEELKGMVEKFKIR is encoded by the coding sequence TTGTTCAGCAGCAAATTAGGCGTCCGGGTCCTCGCCACGGTCCTGTTTTCCATCCTCTTCATCGCGTTGGTCATCGGCTTCCTCGCCGTTTCCCGCCAGAAGGAAAGGGTCCAGGGCCGGCAGACCGAGGTCCTGGCTTCCTCGGTGGCCCTGGTGGACAAGACCATCCACAACGCCGTCCGCCACTCCCGCAACCAGGAACTGGCCGACCTGCTGGAGGACCTGGCCTCCCGTTTCCAGGCTTCCTCCTATATCCTCGTGGACCTCAAGGGCAAGCCCCTGGCCGAGAAGGTCCGCGTGGAGGGCTACACCCCCCACCCGGGCAACCCGAAGGAAGAACTGCCCCGTATCGAGTCCCACATCGCCCCGCCCTCCCAGTTCCTTCCCGGCGGGACGGTGCGCTGCCTTTTCCCGCTCCATGACGGCGCCGGGGCGCTTTCCGGCGGCCTGGAGATGGAGCTCCCCTTGAGCCTCCTGGACCCCGAGTCCCAGGAAAGGGTGACCGAGACCCTCTGGACCCTGGGCGGCGTCACCTTGGCGATCCTGCTCTTCGTGACCCTCATCCTTTGGCCCACCTTCAACTATTTCGTCATCCGGCCCATCCATGAGATGGGCGCCGAACTGGAACAGCTCTCCCGGGGCGACGCGGACCTGACCCTGCAGGTGCGGGTGAGCACCCACGACGAGATCGGGGCCATGGCGGGCTCCTTCAACCAGTTCCTGGGGCGCATCCGGGCCATGGTGCTCCGGATCATGGAACATTCCGAACACCTCACCGAGCAGGTCCAGTCCATGAGCCACTCCACCGCCGAGGTCTCGGCCATGAGCGAGGACGTGACCACCACCGTCCAGCAGATCGCCAAGGGCGCCGAGGAACAGGCCGCCAAGATCGCCGAGCTCAACCAGCTCATGCAGGAGACCCAGGACACCATGCGGGAGGTGGAGCGCAAGGCCCATGAGACCTCCAACGCGGTGGACCGCGCCACCCAGACCGCCAAGGCCGGGGGCAAATTGACCCGGGACGCCATCGGCCGGATGGCCAGCGTGAACGACATCATCCTCCAGAACTCCACCATGGTGGAGAAGCTGGGGCAGAAGAGCCGGGAAGTGGGCCGGGTGGTGGAGATCATCTCCCAGATCGCCGAGCAGTCGAACCTGCTGTCCCTCAACGCCGCCATCGAGGCCGCCCGCGCCGGGGAACAGGGGAAGGGCTTCACGGTGGTGGCCGACGAGATCAAGATCCTGGCCGAGGGCTCCAGCAAGGCGGTGCAGGAGATCACGGGACTGGTCCAGGAGATGCAGGAAGAGACCACCCTGGTGGTGGATTCGATGAAGAAGAGCGCCCGGGAGGCCGAGGGCGGCAAGGAGGGCATCCGCCACATGGAAAGCACCCTCACCGACATCGTGGGGGTCATCGAGAACGTGATGGAGCACAGCCAGAAGATCACCGAGATGATCAACGCCCAATCCCAGCGTTTCGCCAAGATCGCCCACTCCATCCAGGACATCAACGCCGTTTCCGAGGAATCGGCCGCCTCCACCGAGGAGGTCTCGGCCTCCACCGAGGAACAGACGGCCTCCATGGAGCAGGTGAGCGCCACCTTCAAGGAACTGGCCGCCATGGCCGAGGAACTGAAGGGCATGGTGGAGAAGTTCAAGATCCGCTAA